One Tenebrio molitor chromosome 2, icTenMoli1.1, whole genome shotgun sequence genomic region harbors:
- the LOC138123219 gene encoding alpha-N-acetylgalactosaminidase-like yields MLHPILALFLLCGLSTVSSLDNGLALTPPMGWMHWERFRCIIDCDNYPDDCISEQLFRAMADRLAEDGYLEAGYEYLIIDDCWLATERDSEGRLQPDPDRFPNGIKALADYVHDKGLKFGIYEDYGTNTCGGYPGILGHLETDANTFAEWGVDYLKLDGCYAATEGMEEGYAEMGMYLNQTGRPIVYSCSFPAYKGLDANYTAAVEICNLWRNYGDIQDSWGSVKSIVNWFVDNQGYLSQFAGPGHWNDPDMLIIGDYGLSYDESISQMTMWTMMASPLIMSVDLRTIEPEFRDILLNKDAIRINQDPLGIPGLLAKKINNVYVWTKPILPQVGDKYSYAIGFVSFREDNPIQIEVTLDSFGLDNADGYTLNNVFDPTDPVTVSVTDPITFFIDPSGGVLLEVNPVGSKKFQ; encoded by the exons ATGCTGCACCCAATCTTGGcgttatttttactttgtggACTGTCAACAGTCAGTAGCTTAGATAATGGCTTAGCTTTGACACCACCGATGGGCTGGATGCACTGGGAACGATTTAGATGTATAATTGATTGCGACAACTATCCCGACGATTGTATAAG cgAACAACTTTTCCGTGCAATGGCTGACCGTTTAGCCGAAGACGGTTATCTGGAGGCTGGTTATGAATATTTAATCATCGACGATTGTTGGTTAGCCACGGAAAGGGATAGCGAAGGTCGCCTTCAACCAGATCCTGACAGATTCCCAAATGGAATCAAAGCCCTAGCCGATTAT GTCCACGACAAGGGTTTAAAATTCGGCATATATGAAGATTATGGTACCAACACTTGTGGTGGATATCCGGGAATTTTAGGTCATTTGGAAACAGATGCTAACACATTTGCTGAGTGGGGTGTAGATTATCTAAAACTGGATGGGTGCTACGCCGCAACGGAGGGAATGGAAGAGG GTTACGCCGAGATGGGGATGTATTTGAATCAGACTGGACGACCAATAGTGTACTCCTGTAGTTTTCCCGCCTATAAAGGACTTGAC GCAAACTACACTGCTGCTGTGGAGATTTGCAATCTATGGAGGAACTACGGTGACATTCAAGATTCTTGGGGTAGTGTCAAAAGTATCGTCAATTGGTTCGTCGACAATCAGGGATACTTGTCTCAATTCGCAGGACCTGGCCACTGGAACGACCCTGATATG TTGATAATCGGAGATTATGGCTTGAGTTATGACGAGAGTATCTCTCAAATGACAATGTGGACCATGATGGCGTCACCTTTGATCATGTCGGTCGATTTGAGGACGATCGAACCGGAATTTAGAGACATTCTTTTGAACAAGGACGCGATCAGGATCAATCAAGATCCTCTAGGCATACCTGGATTGCTTGCCAAGAAA ATAAACAACGTCTACGTTTGGACCAAACCCATTCTTCCTCAAGTTGGCGACAAGTACTCGTACGCTATCGGTTTTGTCAGTTTTAGAGAAGACAACCCCATTCAAATCGAAGTTACTTTGGATTCTTTCGGTCTGGATAACGCAGATGGATATACACTAAAC aacgTGTTTGATCCTACTGATCCTGTTACGGTATCTGTCACCGATCCGATCACATTCTTCATCGATCCGTCAG GAGGCGTCCTCTTGGAAGTAAATCCTGTTGGAAGCAAGAAATTTCAATAA